In Nicotiana tabacum cultivar K326 chromosome 17, ASM71507v2, whole genome shotgun sequence, one DNA window encodes the following:
- the LOC107828746 gene encoding putative WRKY transcription factor 65 isoform X1, which translates to MDGRFNNIFVSHEQEDSENSPENSLDSPRSDMFNDNKMMTSTSSPKRSRRSIQKRVVSVPIKEVEGTKMKGEISMPPSDSWAWRKYGQKPIKGSPYPRGYYRCSSSKGCPARKQVERSRADPNMLVVTYSCEHNHPWPASRNNQHNQRTTTTSCINNAKTKTKTLASLTATTTTIITTTNIAVSDFERKKDTSNFASQSEPNSDENFTNLGESSLISCNEFGWFSDFECTSTTMLESPILTEVEVTDIDMSSTLTTMREEDDSLFADLGELPECSRVFGRGMMERDEERRRHSLSLTSWCGTLG; encoded by the exons ATGGATGGAAGattcaataatatttttgtatctcATGAGCAAGAAGATTCCGAGAATTCGCCGGAAAACAGCCTCGACTCGCCGCGTTCCGACATGTTCAATGATAATAAGATGATGACTTCTACTTCCTCCCCAAAAAGGAG CAGAAGATCCATACAAAAGAGAGTGGTATCAGTGCCAATTAAAGAAGTTGAAGGTACAAAGATGAAGGGTGAAATAAGCATGCCACCATCTGATTCTTGGGCATGGAGGAAATATGGACAAAAGCCCATCAAAGGCTCTCCCTATCCTAG GGGATATTATAGATGCAGTAGTTCAAAGGGATGTCCAGCAAGAAAACAAGTAGAAAGGAGCCGTGCAGACCCTAACATGTTGGTAGTGACGTATTCTTGCGAACATAACCACCCTTGGCCGGCTTCTAGGAATAATCAACACAACCAACGTACAACTACTACATCATGTATCAATAATGCAAAGACGAAGACGAAAACATTAGCATCactaacagcaacaacaacaacaataataacaactaccaataTTGCAGTTTCAGACTTTGAGCGCAAAAAAGACACGAGCAATTTCGCAAGCCAATCGGAGCCAAATTCGGACGAAAACTTTACCAATCTTGGCGAATCATCTCTTATTAGTTGCAATGAATTTGGATGGTTTTCGGATTTTGAGTGTACTTCTACTACCATGCTAGAAAGTCCTATTTTAACAGAAGTCGAAGTTACTGATATTGACATGTCATCAACTTTAACAACAATGAGAGAAGAAGATGATTCACTTTTCGCCGATCTCGGAGAGTTGCCGGAATGTTCAAGGGTTTTTGGCCGTGGAATGATGGAAAGGGACGAGGAACGCCGGCGACATAGCTTGAGCTTGACATCTTGGTGTGGGACCTTGGGTTGA
- the LOC107828746 gene encoding putative WRKY transcription factor 65 isoform X2, which yields MDGRFNNIFVSHEQEDSENSPENSLDSPRSDMFNDNKMMTSTSSPKRRRSIQKRVVSVPIKEVEGTKMKGEISMPPSDSWAWRKYGQKPIKGSPYPRGYYRCSSSKGCPARKQVERSRADPNMLVVTYSCEHNHPWPASRNNQHNQRTTTTSCINNAKTKTKTLASLTATTTTIITTTNIAVSDFERKKDTSNFASQSEPNSDENFTNLGESSLISCNEFGWFSDFECTSTTMLESPILTEVEVTDIDMSSTLTTMREEDDSLFADLGELPECSRVFGRGMMERDEERRRHSLSLTSWCGTLG from the exons ATGGATGGAAGattcaataatatttttgtatctcATGAGCAAGAAGATTCCGAGAATTCGCCGGAAAACAGCCTCGACTCGCCGCGTTCCGACATGTTCAATGATAATAAGATGATGACTTCTACTTCCTCCCCAAAAAGGAG AAGATCCATACAAAAGAGAGTGGTATCAGTGCCAATTAAAGAAGTTGAAGGTACAAAGATGAAGGGTGAAATAAGCATGCCACCATCTGATTCTTGGGCATGGAGGAAATATGGACAAAAGCCCATCAAAGGCTCTCCCTATCCTAG GGGATATTATAGATGCAGTAGTTCAAAGGGATGTCCAGCAAGAAAACAAGTAGAAAGGAGCCGTGCAGACCCTAACATGTTGGTAGTGACGTATTCTTGCGAACATAACCACCCTTGGCCGGCTTCTAGGAATAATCAACACAACCAACGTACAACTACTACATCATGTATCAATAATGCAAAGACGAAGACGAAAACATTAGCATCactaacagcaacaacaacaacaataataacaactaccaataTTGCAGTTTCAGACTTTGAGCGCAAAAAAGACACGAGCAATTTCGCAAGCCAATCGGAGCCAAATTCGGACGAAAACTTTACCAATCTTGGCGAATCATCTCTTATTAGTTGCAATGAATTTGGATGGTTTTCGGATTTTGAGTGTACTTCTACTACCATGCTAGAAAGTCCTATTTTAACAGAAGTCGAAGTTACTGATATTGACATGTCATCAACTTTAACAACAATGAGAGAAGAAGATGATTCACTTTTCGCCGATCTCGGAGAGTTGCCGGAATGTTCAAGGGTTTTTGGCCGTGGAATGATGGAAAGGGACGAGGAACGCCGGCGACATAGCTTGAGCTTGACATCTTGGTGTGGGACCTTGGGTTGA